A single genomic interval of Scylla paramamosain isolate STU-SP2022 chromosome 12, ASM3559412v1, whole genome shotgun sequence harbors:
- the LOC135105652 gene encoding uncharacterized protein LOC135105652 isoform X2, with protein MNKYNSTTPPYQTLSPNTNFHLDIAQQYLDSVGWSGCEDTDDSSGCDGDSHLAHANWGNVADCQPGEAFLLNREKKLQPADLLPAQATGYPHDTPALLDASSPYCHSPEAALLDWHHHPSSSEECSLDGESREHELIHDTFVPMRQWSPPGGMSQATHGQLAAVVGGTTSTRTSRRGAPHRHTRQFLEGDEKIRRKRDLNNEASQIYRRNKKNEKLESQTHYQEVLQENQNLHNEYNALEAHAHWCRRMHSALQSCLPSMPPAPRPVSPFLPYADHDASTLTHNDT; from the exons ATGAATAAGTACAACTCGACGACGCCTCCTTACCAGACCCTCAGCCCTAACACTAACTTCCACCTTGACATTGCGCAACAATACCTTGACTCGGTGGGCTGGAGCGGCTGTGAGGATACAGACGACAGCTCGGGCTGCGACGGTGACTCACATTTAGCTCACGCCAATTGGGGAAATGTCGCAGACTGTCAGCCTGGTGAAGCCTTTCTGCTcaacagggaaaaaaag CTACAGCCAGCGGATCTCCTGCCGGCCCAGGCCACGGGCTATCCTCACGACACTCCTGCTCTGCTGGATGCCTCTTCACCCTACTGCCACTCACCGGAAGCTGCACTCCTCGACTGGCACCACCATCCCTCCTCATCCGAGGAGTGCTCGCTGGACGGAGAATCTAGGGAGCATGAGCTAATCCATGATACGTTTGTCCCTATGAGACAATGGTCTCCACCGGGTGGGATGTCGCAGGCAACCCATGGCCAGCTGGCGGCAGTGGTTGGCGGCACCACAAGCACGAGGACAAGCAGGCGAGGTGCGCCTCACCGCCACACCAGACAGTTCCTCGAAGGAGACGAGAAGATACGTCGAAAGCGCGACCTTAACAACGAGGCATCGCAGATTTACCGcagaaataagaagaatgaaaagctgGAATCACAGACTCACTATCAAGAAGTTCTGCAGGAAAACCAAAATCTGCACAATGAATACAATGCACTGGAAGCTCACGCCCACTGGTGTCGGAGGATGCACAGTGCGTTGCAGTCCTGCCTGCCTTCCATGCCTCCCGCGCCTCGTCCtgtctccccattccttccttatgCTGACCATGACGCCTCCACTCTCACTCACAATGACACGTGA
- the LOC135105652 gene encoding uncharacterized protein LOC135105652 isoform X1, with product MNKYNSTTPPYQTLSPNTNFHLDIAQQYLDSVGWSGCEDTDDSSGCDGDSHLAHANWGNVADCQPGEAFLLNREKKMYDGWASFQLQPADLLPAQATGYPHDTPALLDASSPYCHSPEAALLDWHHHPSSSEECSLDGESREHELIHDTFVPMRQWSPPGGMSQATHGQLAAVVGGTTSTRTSRRGAPHRHTRQFLEGDEKIRRKRDLNNEASQIYRRNKKNEKLESQTHYQEVLQENQNLHNEYNALEAHAHWCRRMHSALQSCLPSMPPAPRPVSPFLPYADHDASTLTHNDT from the exons ATGAATAAGTACAACTCGACGACGCCTCCTTACCAGACCCTCAGCCCTAACACTAACTTCCACCTTGACATTGCGCAACAATACCTTGACTCGGTGGGCTGGAGCGGCTGTGAGGATACAGACGACAGCTCGGGCTGCGACGGTGACTCACATTTAGCTCACGCCAATTGGGGAAATGTCGCAGACTGTCAGCCTGGTGAAGCCTTTCTGCTcaacagggaaaaaaag ATGTATGATGGCTGGGCGTCGTTCCAGCTACAGCCAGCGGATCTCCTGCCGGCCCAGGCCACGGGCTATCCTCACGACACTCCTGCTCTGCTGGATGCCTCTTCACCCTACTGCCACTCACCGGAAGCTGCACTCCTCGACTGGCACCACCATCCCTCCTCATCCGAGGAGTGCTCGCTGGACGGAGAATCTAGGGAGCATGAGCTAATCCATGATACGTTTGTCCCTATGAGACAATGGTCTCCACCGGGTGGGATGTCGCAGGCAACCCATGGCCAGCTGGCGGCAGTGGTTGGCGGCACCACAAGCACGAGGACAAGCAGGCGAGGTGCGCCTCACCGCCACACCAGACAGTTCCTCGAAGGAGACGAGAAGATACGTCGAAAGCGCGACCTTAACAACGAGGCATCGCAGATTTACCGcagaaataagaagaatgaaaagctgGAATCACAGACTCACTATCAAGAAGTTCTGCAGGAAAACCAAAATCTGCACAATGAATACAATGCACTGGAAGCTCACGCCCACTGGTGTCGGAGGATGCACAGTGCGTTGCAGTCCTGCCTGCCTTCCATGCCTCCCGCGCCTCGTCCtgtctccccattccttccttatgCTGACCATGACGCCTCCACTCTCACTCACAATGACACGTGA
- the LOC135105654 gene encoding uncharacterized protein LOC135105654, translated as MNNYNSTTPPYQTLSPNTNFHLDIAQQYLDSVGWSGCEVTDDSSGCDGDSHLAHANSGNVADCQPGEAFLLNRENKMYDGWASFQLQPADLLPAQATGYPHDTPALLDASSPYCHSPEAARLDWHHHPSSSEECSLDGESREHELIHDTFVPMRQWSPPGGMSQATHGQLAAVVGGTTSTRTSRRGAPHRHTRQFLEGDKKIRRKRDLNNEASQIYRRNKKNEKLESQTHYQEVLQENQNLHNEYNALEAHAHWCRRMHSALQSCLPSMPPAPRPVSPFLPYADHDASTLIHNDT; from the exons ATGAATAACTACAACTCGACGACGCCTCCTTACCAGACCCTCAGCCCTAACACTAACTTCCACCTTGACATTGCGCAACAATACCTTGACTCGGTGGGCTGGAGCGGCTGTGAGGTTACAGACGACAGCTCGGGCTGCGACGGTGACTCACATTTAGCTCACGCCAATTCGGGAAATGTCGCGGACTGTCAGCCTGGTGAAGCCTTTCTGCTCAACAgggaaaataag aTGTATGATGGTTGGGCGTCGTTCCAGCTACAGCCAGCGGATCTCCTGCCGGCCCAGGCCACGGGCTATCCTCACGACACTCCTGCTCTGCTGGATGCTTCTTCACCCTACTGCCACTCACCGGAAGCTGCACGCCTCGACTGGCACCACCATCCCTCCTCATCCGAGGAGTGCTCGCTGGACGGAGAATCTAGGGAGCATGAGCTAATCCATGATACGTTTGTCCCTATGAGACAATGGTCTCCACCGGGTGGGATGTCGCAGGCAACCCATGGCCAGCTGGCGGCAGTGGTTGGCGGCACCACAAGCACGAGGACGAGCAGGCGAGGTGCGCCTCACCGCCACACCAGACAGTTCCTCGAAGGAGACAAGAAGATACGTCGAAAGCGCGACCTTAACAACGAGGCATCGCAGATTTACCGcagaaataagaagaatgaaaagctgGAATCACAGACTCACTATCAAGAAGTTCTGCAGGAAAACCAAAATCTGCACAATGAATACAATGCACTGGAAGCTCACGCCCACTGGTGTCGGAGGATGCACAGTGCCTTGCAGTCCTGCCTGCCTTCCATGCCTCCCGCGCCTCGTCCtgtctccccattccttccttatgCTGACCATGACGCCTCCACTCTCATTCACAATGACACGTGA